In Haloarcula sp. H-GB4, a single genomic region encodes these proteins:
- a CDS encoding alpha/beta fold hydrolase, translating into MGQHASARDSTAWTVPAAETPGIHELVDTNGIRLHTVTAGPPDGDLVVLLHGFPEFWYAWKHQIPALADAGYRVVAPDLRGYNHSDKPNGVAAYHIDELVADVAGLVSALDREQAHVVGHDWGGVVAWQTAIDRPDVVDQLAVLNAPHPSAYERELRRSVDQLLRSWYVLFFQLPVLPEASLGWDDFTMLERILADGPSRPDAFTETDVRRYKRALGQPGARTAAVNYYRALVRRNAKLTFTEGGVGDRPVTASTLLVWGVQDDALSIDLTQDLEEWIPDCRVERLPAASHWVQFDAPEQVSKLLLSHLP; encoded by the coding sequence ATGGGACAACACGCCAGCGCTCGTGACAGCACTGCGTGGACGGTACCCGCAGCAGAAACACCCGGCATCCACGAACTGGTCGACACCAACGGTATTAGGCTCCACACCGTGACTGCCGGGCCGCCGGACGGCGACCTCGTCGTCTTGTTGCACGGCTTTCCGGAGTTCTGGTACGCCTGGAAACACCAGATTCCAGCGCTCGCGGACGCCGGCTACCGTGTGGTCGCGCCGGACCTCCGAGGCTACAACCACTCCGACAAGCCCAACGGCGTCGCCGCGTATCACATCGATGAGCTGGTCGCCGATGTCGCGGGCCTCGTTTCGGCGCTCGACCGCGAACAGGCGCACGTCGTTGGCCACGATTGGGGCGGCGTAGTCGCTTGGCAGACTGCCATCGACCGTCCCGATGTCGTTGACCAGCTTGCGGTCCTGAATGCACCACACCCGTCGGCATACGAACGGGAGCTCCGCCGCTCAGTTGACCAGCTCTTGCGCTCCTGGTACGTGCTGTTCTTCCAGCTTCCCGTGCTTCCGGAGGCCAGCCTCGGCTGGGACGATTTCACCATGCTGGAGCGCATTCTGGCTGACGGACCGAGCCGCCCTGACGCCTTCACCGAGACCGACGTGCGGCGGTACAAGCGGGCGCTCGGGCAGCCGGGCGCACGCACGGCTGCAGTCAACTATTACCGGGCGCTTGTCCGGCGGAACGCAAAACTGACGTTCACGGAAGGCGGCGTCGGCGACCGTCCGGTGACAGCGTCGACGCTCCTTGTCTGGGGTGTGCAGGACGATGCGCTCTCGATCGATCTGACTCAGGACCTCGAAGAATGGATCCCGGACTGCCGAGTCGAGCGGCTCCCGGCGGCGAGCCACTGGGTCCAGTTCGACGCCCCCGAGCAGGTGTCGAAGCTACTACTGTCACATCTGCCGTAG
- a CDS encoding ferredoxin — translation MADADDVDPSEFGEQDGPPVEEKPYKIIFEANKCFGAGKCAEKSRNWTLDLDTGIAKPKAYFIDESDLDHNIAAAEACPAKKDRGIIHVIDRRTNEEIAPDPNGDGSLSVDW, via the coding sequence ATGGCAGACGCGGACGACGTCGATCCGAGCGAGTTCGGCGAACAGGACGGCCCCCCAGTCGAGGAGAAGCCCTACAAAATAATCTTCGAAGCCAACAAGTGCTTCGGCGCGGGCAAGTGCGCCGAAAAGTCGCGTAACTGGACGCTTGACCTAGACACTGGCATCGCCAAGCCCAAGGCGTACTTCATCGACGAATCGGATCTCGATCATAATATCGCGGCCGCAGAGGCCTGCCCGGCAAAGAAAGACCGGGGAATTATCCACGTCATCGACCGGCGAACGAACGAAGAAATCGCTCCGGACCCGAATGGCGACGGGTCACTATCCGTCGACTGGTAG
- a CDS encoding ABC transporter permease has product MSRATYMLKRLVLSIPVIIFGTTVTFAIIRLGPLSPAAAILGPQGDARAIRQIEQRLGLNEPLWEQYFDFMGNLFMFDLGQSWVINSGTPAIDLIVSYAPRTIWLGFWAVVIAIGIGIPLGFYAGLNPNTFSDYFASFGGIVWRAMPNFWLAVILVTVLSQSEQLFGFSWTSFIVETNVVTSPNLAVLRSPTRLITDPGQAWTNLAKATKQILPPALVLGSASMGTEMRIGRTAVLETINSKYVETAKAKGVSPRVLVWKHIFRNALIPLVPVITAEAFILIGGSVLVETVFSINGIGLLFVKAAKQGDLPLVGTLMYLFILLIVGLNIVQDFAYTIIDPRVGYDA; this is encoded by the coding sequence ATGAGCCGTGCTACGTATATGCTCAAGCGCTTGGTACTGTCAATCCCTGTTATTATATTCGGGACGACAGTAACGTTCGCAATTATCCGGCTGGGGCCGCTCAGTCCTGCAGCGGCGATCCTCGGCCCGCAAGGTGACGCACGCGCGATCCGACAGATCGAACAACGGTTAGGGTTGAACGAACCGCTCTGGGAACAGTACTTCGACTTTATGGGAAACCTGTTCATGTTCGATCTGGGCCAGTCGTGGGTTATCAACTCCGGGACGCCGGCCATCGACCTTATTGTTAGCTACGCACCGCGGACGATCTGGCTCGGATTCTGGGCGGTCGTGATCGCCATCGGAATCGGCATTCCGCTCGGGTTCTACGCCGGTCTGAATCCCAACACGTTCTCTGATTACTTCGCCTCCTTCGGTGGGATTGTCTGGCGGGCGATGCCGAACTTCTGGCTCGCGGTCATTCTGGTGACGGTGCTCTCCCAGTCGGAACAGCTGTTTGGGTTCAGCTGGACCAGCTTTATCGTCGAGACTAACGTCGTGACCTCGCCGAACCTCGCCGTGCTGAGGAGTCCCACGAGACTCATAACGGACCCGGGACAGGCATGGACCAACCTCGCAAAAGCGACAAAACAGATACTGCCGCCCGCGCTAGTGCTCGGGTCCGCATCGATGGGTACAGAGATGCGTATCGGCCGAACTGCTGTGCTCGAAACGATCAACTCGAAGTACGTTGAGACGGCAAAGGCCAAAGGCGTCTCACCGCGGGTGCTGGTCTGGAAACACATCTTCCGGAACGCGCTGATTCCGCTCGTGCCGGTAATCACTGCGGAGGCGTTCATCCTGATCGGCGGGTCAGTGCTTGTCGAGACTGTCTTCTCGATTAATGGCATCGGCCTGCTGTTCGTCAAGGCGGCAAAGCAGGGTGACCTGCCGCTTGTTGGAACACTGATGTATCTGTTCATCCTCCTTATTGTCGGGCTGAATATCGTACAGGACTTCGCGTACACAATTATCGATCCACGTGTGGGGTACGACGCATGA
- a CDS encoding ABC transporter ATP-binding protein, with the protein MSHTEDGEPLLAVDNLRTVFHSEREEIRAVDGVSFEIARGETLGIVGESGSGKSVTARSIMGLVDSPGEIREESSIRLDGRELTALSEKEYRSVRGGDIAMVFQDPLSSLNPVYTVGNQIIEALELHRDMEGAEAKSEAIELLRAVGIPDAARRVDEFPHEFSGGMRQRAVIAMALACDPDLLICDEPTTALDVTIQAQILDLLQEIQTERDIGIMFITHDMGVIAEVADRVAVMYAGEVVERAPVEELFANPHHPYTQGLLQSIPGRNPSTDRLPTIEGDVPTPHESASFCRFVSRCPKGFDECERVHPAHVEVGDSSDHTAACLLYPEDMPTDDTVTHHEENADQTGAEADEALSADDWPAAKRNAGEDTGPEDSDARADGGHGHSAGDTGGHSEGGGADE; encoded by the coding sequence ATGAGCCACACCGAAGACGGCGAGCCACTGCTGGCCGTTGACAACCTCAGAACCGTGTTCCACAGCGAGCGAGAGGAGATCCGTGCTGTCGACGGGGTGTCCTTCGAAATTGCTCGCGGCGAGACGCTTGGTATTGTCGGCGAATCCGGCTCGGGCAAGAGTGTTACCGCACGCTCGATAATGGGACTGGTCGACAGTCCGGGCGAAATCCGCGAGGAGTCGTCGATACGGTTAGACGGGCGAGAGCTGACAGCGCTTTCGGAGAAGGAATACCGGTCAGTTCGTGGCGGGGACATCGCGATGGTGTTTCAGGACCCGCTAAGCTCACTCAACCCAGTGTACACTGTCGGGAACCAGATCATCGAGGCGCTGGAGCTCCACCGCGATATGGAGGGGGCCGAAGCCAAGTCGGAAGCCATCGAACTGCTGCGTGCGGTCGGCATCCCCGACGCGGCGCGGCGCGTCGATGAGTTCCCACACGAGTTCTCCGGCGGGATGCGCCAGCGAGCCGTCATCGCGATGGCACTGGCCTGTGACCCCGACCTGCTCATCTGTGACGAGCCGACGACAGCGCTCGATGTCACTATTCAGGCCCAGATTCTGGACCTGTTGCAGGAAATTCAGACAGAGCGCGACATCGGTATCATGTTCATTACGCACGACATGGGCGTTATCGCGGAAGTTGCTGACCGCGTCGCCGTGATGTACGCTGGCGAAGTCGTCGAGCGAGCACCCGTAGAGGAACTGTTCGCAAACCCACACCATCCATACACGCAGGGACTCCTGCAGAGTATTCCCGGTCGGAACCCCAGTACGGACCGGCTCCCCACTATCGAAGGGGACGTGCCGACGCCACACGAATCAGCGTCGTTCTGCCGATTCGTCAGCCGGTGCCCGAAGGGCTTCGACGAGTGTGAGCGGGTCCATCCCGCTCACGTGGAAGTCGGCGACTCATCAGACCATACCGCCGCCTGTCTCTTGTACCCCGAAGATATGCCTACCGACGACACTGTGACACACCACGAAGAGAACGCAGACCAGACAGGCGCTGAGGCAGACGAAGCGCTGTCAGCGGATGACTGGCCGGCTGCAAAGCGAAACGCCGGAGAGGACACTGGTCCCGAAGACAGCGATGCCCGGGCTGATGGTGGCCACGGCCACAGTGCCGGTGACACCGGCGGACACAGTGAGGGGGGTGGCGCGGATGAGTGA
- a CDS encoding MOSC domain-containing protein, whose protein sequence is MAHVERLTVYPVKALDGMDCNSVSIRPGGTLAHDREFALFDADGDVLNGKRTRRVHNIDTGYNPETGTLSVTTDGDSASFELRDAGERTRAADWLSDFFDVDLTVKRDEALGYVDRREMGPSVISTATLETVASWFDDVTVDGLRRRLRANVEIGGVPAFWEDRFVGAEAPAFQAGGVRFEGVTPCGRCVVPQRDPDTGEETPGFREQFIERRQETFPEWADRDAFDHFYTLMLIARIPEADRDAVLTVGDPVEVVSAIET, encoded by the coding sequence GTGGCACACGTCGAACGCCTCACCGTCTACCCCGTCAAGGCACTGGACGGTATGGACTGCAACTCAGTATCGATCCGCCCGGGCGGGACGCTGGCGCACGACCGCGAGTTCGCCCTGTTCGACGCCGACGGCGACGTGCTCAACGGGAAGCGAACCCGCCGCGTCCACAACATCGACACCGGCTACAACCCCGAAACAGGAACGCTGTCGGTCACCACCGACGGCGACAGTGCATCGTTCGAACTCCGGGATGCAGGTGAGCGCACCCGAGCAGCCGACTGGCTCAGCGATTTTTTCGATGTAGACCTGACCGTCAAGCGCGACGAGGCGCTCGGTTACGTCGACCGCCGGGAGATGGGGCCGTCAGTCATCAGCACTGCGACACTGGAAACTGTGGCATCGTGGTTCGACGACGTGACCGTCGACGGACTGCGACGGCGGCTTCGCGCGAACGTCGAAATCGGCGGCGTCCCAGCGTTCTGGGAGGACCGCTTCGTCGGCGCGGAGGCTCCCGCATTCCAGGCCGGCGGCGTCCGCTTCGAAGGGGTGACACCTTGCGGTCGCTGTGTGGTCCCTCAGCGGGACCCCGATACCGGCGAGGAAACGCCGGGGTTCCGGGAACAGTTCATCGAGCGCCGGCAAGAGACGTTTCCGGAGTGGGCCGACCGGGACGCCTTCGATCACTTCTACACCCTGATGCTTATCGCCCGCATTCCAGAGGCCGACCGCGACGCGGTGCTCACCGTCGGGGACCCTGTCGAGGTCGTCTCGGCGATTGAGACGTAG
- a CDS encoding ABC transporter permease, with protein sequence METESTEDIDQPLRDRLKAHPGPALLWGAVLCLLLLLEGPTYLDGLLGAIGAGLGLLPGAPGAEAFANASAYFGELPHLLSRELIPNRGYYDGSAWQGTFLGLEPKYAWLIRFLLVYAYVAVLLGWLWYGYVLFRRHYRAADWTPTDDVIDRLRSHYWGLFGLAVVVFFITMAAFAPVVGPTTAEENIEGPYSYDMQYYNEDTETVETITIGEANLGSASRGSGDSNVGVWSYDDFGRFHPVGTLVSGKDLFTFLAFGARVSLFIGLGSMAIAGFIATTLALVTAYYKGVADLIVVLTSDSVQAMPALLLVILATVVFKNHWIAELYNGAMLFILLFALIRWPGLWRAVRGPALQVGEQEWVDAAKSYGQRPTVIMRKHMAPYILGYLLVYASLTLGGVIISVSALSFIGLGITAPTPEWGRAINIGQQYVASQSWHISLIPGLLITLVVTGFNALSDGIRDAIDPQSEGAEGGAAGAAAGGGGG encoded by the coding sequence ATGGAGACAGAATCCACCGAAGACATCGATCAGCCGTTGCGAGACCGGCTCAAGGCACACCCCGGGCCGGCACTGCTGTGGGGGGCTGTGCTCTGTCTCCTGTTGTTGCTTGAGGGTCCGACGTACCTTGACGGACTGCTCGGTGCGATAGGCGCTGGGCTTGGGTTGCTCCCGGGAGCACCCGGCGCCGAGGCGTTCGCCAATGCCTCAGCCTACTTTGGCGAACTGCCACATCTGCTGAGCCGAGAACTGATACCCAACCGGGGGTACTACGACGGGAGCGCCTGGCAGGGCACGTTCCTCGGCCTCGAGCCGAAGTACGCATGGCTCATCCGCTTCCTGTTGGTGTATGCATACGTTGCAGTCCTGCTGGGCTGGCTGTGGTACGGCTACGTGCTCTTCCGTCGGCACTACCGCGCTGCTGACTGGACGCCAACTGACGATGTTATCGACCGACTCCGAAGCCACTACTGGGGCCTATTCGGGCTTGCTGTCGTCGTCTTCTTCATTACGATGGCCGCGTTCGCGCCCGTTGTCGGCCCAACGACGGCCGAAGAGAATATCGAAGGACCGTACTCCTACGATATGCAGTACTACAACGAAGACACGGAGACGGTCGAAACGATTACCATTGGCGAAGCGAACCTCGGTTCTGCGTCCCGTGGTAGCGGAGACAGCAATGTCGGCGTCTGGAGTTACGACGACTTCGGGCGGTTCCACCCTGTCGGAACGCTCGTCAGCGGCAAGGACCTGTTCACCTTCCTCGCCTTTGGCGCACGGGTGTCACTGTTCATCGGCCTCGGATCGATGGCGATTGCAGGCTTTATCGCGACGACGCTGGCATTGGTTACCGCCTACTACAAGGGGGTGGCCGACCTCATTGTGGTACTGACCAGTGACTCTGTGCAGGCAATGCCAGCATTGCTGTTGGTGATTCTTGCGACAGTTGTGTTCAAGAACCACTGGATAGCAGAGTTATACAACGGGGCGATGCTGTTCATCCTCCTGTTTGCGTTAATACGCTGGCCGGGGTTATGGCGAGCAGTACGTGGCCCTGCGTTACAGGTCGGCGAACAGGAGTGGGTCGACGCGGCAAAGAGTTACGGCCAACGACCCACTGTGATTATGCGGAAACACATGGCACCGTATATCCTCGGCTATCTCTTGGTTTACGCCTCCCTGACGCTCGGTGGCGTCATTATTTCCGTCTCTGCCCTCTCGTTCATCGGACTCGGGATTACCGCCCCGACCCCAGAGTGGGGGCGAGCGATCAACATCGGGCAGCAGTACGTCGCCAGTCAGTCCTGGCACATCTCGCTCATTCCGGGGCTCCTGATTACGCTGGTTGTCACCGGGTTCAATGCACTGAGTGATGGAATTCGTGACGCTATCGACCCACAGAGCGAGGGTGCAGAAGGCGGCGCAGCTGGCGCGGCCGCCGGAGGTGGTGGCGGATGA
- a CDS encoding anthranilate phosphoribosyltransferase: MAQATREYGEWPLKRLMTEVVGSGHKSADDMSRTQAREAFQRILGDEPDQTTLGAFWLANRWKRNSPEELGAYVDVMSEESVETATPEADPVDCGANYDGKGRSAILGVGAGVVAAAAGTPVVVHSGDRVPTQKQDAYKHVLDELGVRTEIEPSESADMVDEVGFGFYYQPEFNPGIDALFERRDNMGVRTFVNTVETLANPANASVHLGSFYHLAFAKKMVRTLVRSETSSVERALFFQGMEGYDDVRPGETIVAEWPVTGEESDDEDIADFEIRTGEYGMDIESEDLQVDDVAEESAAITEAVLTGEREDGFADAVELNAALRIYAREDADSIQHGLEQAREAIADGSAAETLDNLRAF; this comes from the coding sequence ATGGCGCAAGCGACCCGGGAGTACGGCGAATGGCCGCTCAAACGACTCATGACGGAAGTCGTCGGCTCCGGTCACAAATCGGCCGACGACATGTCCCGCACACAGGCCCGGGAGGCGTTCCAGCGCATCCTCGGCGACGAACCCGACCAGACAACGCTTGGCGCGTTCTGGCTCGCCAACCGGTGGAAACGCAACAGTCCCGAGGAACTGGGTGCGTACGTCGACGTGATGTCCGAGGAATCGGTCGAGACAGCTACACCAGAAGCTGACCCAGTCGACTGCGGGGCCAACTACGACGGCAAAGGCCGGTCCGCGATTCTCGGCGTCGGCGCAGGTGTCGTCGCCGCCGCCGCCGGGACGCCCGTTGTGGTTCACTCCGGCGACCGCGTCCCGACGCAGAAGCAGGACGCCTACAAACACGTGCTAGACGAACTGGGCGTCCGAACCGAAATCGAGCCGAGCGAAAGCGCCGATATGGTCGATGAGGTCGGCTTTGGCTTCTACTATCAGCCCGAATTCAACCCCGGCATCGACGCCCTGTTCGAGCGCCGCGACAACATGGGCGTCCGGACGTTCGTCAACACTGTTGAAACGCTCGCGAACCCGGCTAACGCCAGTGTGCATCTCGGCAGCTTCTATCATCTGGCCTTCGCGAAGAAGATGGTCCGAACGCTCGTCCGGTCAGAGACCAGCAGTGTCGAGCGTGCCCTGTTCTTCCAGGGAATGGAGGGCTACGACGACGTTCGTCCCGGCGAGACCATCGTGGCCGAATGGCCCGTCACCGGCGAGGAGTCCGACGACGAGGACATCGCGGACTTCGAGATCCGCACCGGCGAGTACGGGATGGACATCGAGAGCGAGGATCTGCAGGTCGACGACGTAGCCGAAGAGTCGGCGGCAATAACTGAGGCCGTGCTGACTGGCGAGCGCGAGGACGGCTTCGCTGACGCTGTCGAGCTCAACGCCGCCCTCCGCATTTACGCCCGCGAGGACGCCGACAGCATTCAACACGGCCTTGAGCAAGCCCGTGAAGCGATCGCCGACGGCAGTGCAGCGGAGACACTCGACAACCTTCGGGCCTTCTGA
- a CDS encoding Lrp/AsnC family transcriptional regulator, with product MSLQSGEWREQIDEIDAALIDEFQSDFPIQEHPFEAVGDALGVSAGTALDRVKTLRDDGIFRRFGPVLNPPVIGSSTLAAVSAPEDRFDEVAEIINGYRQVNHNYARDHEWNMWFVVTAGSRQRRDEILSEIEERTGCSVLVLPMLTDYYIDLEFPVVNGDRFARESLETTDATATRISEDAAADLSELDRRLLLEIQTGFPLVATPYQDVADAVDADVSDVLSAIKRLQQAGCIKRIGCVVNHIVTGFDNNCMVVWDVPDDALDERGQAVGELPYVTLCYHRPRRPEQDWQYSLFTMIHGREAAIVDKKIDELATDHLPYDHDRLYSTETLKQTGARYDDIVGQ from the coding sequence ATGAGTCTCCAGTCGGGCGAGTGGCGCGAGCAGATCGACGAGATAGACGCTGCGCTCATCGATGAGTTCCAGAGCGACTTCCCGATTCAGGAACACCCCTTCGAGGCCGTCGGTGATGCACTGGGGGTTTCGGCGGGAACAGCACTCGACCGGGTCAAAACGCTCCGTGACGACGGCATCTTTCGTCGGTTCGGTCCAGTTCTCAATCCGCCGGTCATTGGTTCTTCGACGCTGGCTGCTGTCAGTGCCCCGGAGGATCGGTTCGACGAGGTCGCCGAGATAATCAACGGGTACCGCCAGGTGAACCACAACTACGCTCGCGACCACGAGTGGAATATGTGGTTCGTTGTCACTGCAGGCTCCCGACAGCGACGCGACGAGATTCTGTCCGAGATTGAGGAGCGAACGGGCTGTTCGGTACTCGTCTTGCCGATGCTGACCGACTACTACATCGATCTGGAGTTCCCGGTCGTCAACGGTGACCGGTTTGCCCGGGAGAGTCTGGAGACGACCGACGCCACTGCGACCCGAATAAGCGAAGACGCCGCCGCAGATCTCTCGGAACTGGACCGACGGTTGTTGCTCGAAATCCAGACCGGTTTCCCGCTCGTCGCAACGCCCTACCAGGACGTGGCGGACGCTGTCGATGCCGACGTGTCCGACGTGCTCTCGGCCATCAAGCGACTCCAGCAAGCCGGCTGTATCAAGCGCATCGGCTGTGTCGTGAATCACATTGTCACCGGGTTCGACAACAACTGCATGGTTGTCTGGGATGTCCCTGACGACGCCCTCGACGAGCGCGGGCAGGCAGTCGGCGAGCTCCCCTACGTCACGCTCTGCTATCACCGGCCTCGCCGGCCTGAGCAGGACTGGCAGTACAGCCTCTTTACAATGATTCACGGACGCGAAGCGGCCATCGTGGATAAGAAGATAGACGAACTCGCGACCGACCACCTCCCCTACGACCACGACCGACTGTACTCGACGGAGACGCTCAAACAGACAGGAGCACGATACGACGACATCGTCGGACAGTAG
- a CDS encoding ABC transporter substrate-binding protein — protein sequence MERRSFLKTTGSAAAAAALAGCSSDSDETEGTEEGTGGGMDSTDGSGGDVGTDLKQEGDLWRVNTGTMTTMDPIEATDTQSGIVIQQMFDPLMNYPDSQPAVEGLMAADYEVSEDFTTYTFQLKDATFHNGDTVTASDFVYSFERLTASDNSSRAYFVLDSLGVTHETTTETVDGEEQEVYKPGTLGVEAVDETTLEVQLESPFASTLEMLAYTSFAPVPEGMVGDIEGYEGEVTQAEFSSSSPVGNGPFEFDTWDSGTEARVSAYDDYYGESASVDGVHFAVIESDSANYNYAMNRNADIFELPTAQYDPGKVSVEEEDDQGRQNGTYGELRNGATANYSGVSNIGVFYLGFNMASVPKPVRQAVAYAMNQHTVVEQVFKQRGEPAYNFTPKSIFPGGPQNYNDRAENEYPYGYDDSQLGEARSVMEEAGYGENERFAMELTIYESGVWSETASILRDQLESVFIDLEVNQAPFNTLLERGRNGELEMYSLGWVADWPAPDNFLQLLNPPQTDTSLDFPISYVNWQPENGDAAQRAEEAYQSIAENPAPTEEDQAARNDAYVQLEDANWEDVAMLPVYHELTELFWYDHVDFTPPAGMGPSRQKMNTVSLGDRQ from the coding sequence ATGGAACGGCGATCGTTTCTGAAAACAACGGGCAGTGCTGCGGCGGCCGCAGCGCTGGCAGGATGTTCCAGTGATAGCGACGAGACTGAGGGAACAGAGGAGGGGACTGGCGGCGGTATGGACTCGACAGACGGCAGTGGGGGCGATGTCGGGACCGACCTGAAACAAGAGGGTGACCTCTGGCGGGTCAACACGGGCACGATGACGACAATGGACCCGATCGAGGCAACGGACACCCAGTCGGGAATCGTCATCCAGCAGATGTTCGACCCACTGATGAACTATCCCGACAGCCAGCCCGCTGTAGAGGGGCTTATGGCTGCGGACTATGAGGTATCTGAGGACTTCACGACCTACACGTTCCAGTTGAAAGATGCGACCTTCCACAACGGGGACACCGTAACCGCCAGTGACTTTGTCTACTCATTCGAGCGGCTGACTGCATCTGACAACTCCAGTCGTGCCTATTTCGTTCTAGACTCACTAGGCGTGACACACGAAACGACGACCGAGACGGTCGACGGCGAGGAACAGGAAGTGTACAAGCCGGGGACGCTTGGCGTCGAAGCTGTCGACGAAACGACGCTCGAAGTCCAGCTGGAATCGCCATTTGCTTCCACGCTGGAAATGCTTGCGTACACTTCCTTCGCCCCGGTTCCTGAGGGCATGGTCGGCGACATCGAAGGATACGAGGGCGAGGTGACACAGGCCGAGTTCTCCAGTTCGAGCCCGGTCGGGAACGGGCCCTTCGAATTCGATACGTGGGACTCCGGCACTGAGGCCAGAGTCAGTGCGTACGACGACTATTACGGCGAGAGCGCGAGCGTTGACGGCGTCCACTTTGCGGTCATCGAGAGCGATTCGGCCAATTACAACTACGCGATGAACCGCAATGCCGACATTTTCGAGCTCCCCACAGCGCAGTACGACCCCGGGAAGGTATCCGTCGAAGAGGAAGACGACCAGGGTCGTCAGAACGGGACCTACGGAGAGTTGCGCAACGGCGCCACGGCCAATTACTCCGGTGTGTCGAACATCGGCGTGTTCTATCTCGGCTTTAATATGGCCAGCGTGCCCAAGCCGGTCCGGCAAGCGGTCGCGTACGCGATGAACCAGCATACCGTTGTCGAGCAGGTCTTCAAACAGCGCGGCGAGCCTGCCTACAACTTCACGCCGAAATCCATCTTCCCCGGCGGCCCCCAGAACTACAACGACCGCGCCGAAAACGAGTATCCATACGGCTACGACGACAGCCAGCTCGGAGAGGCCCGCTCAGTGATGGAAGAGGCTGGCTACGGCGAAAACGAGCGTTTCGCCATGGAGCTGACAATCTACGAGTCCGGTGTCTGGAGCGAAACCGCAAGCATCCTTCGGGACCAGCTTGAGAGTGTCTTCATCGACCTCGAAGTCAATCAAGCGCCGTTCAACACGCTCCTCGAACGTGGTCGCAACGGCGAACTAGAGATGTACTCGCTTGGCTGGGTCGCCGACTGGCCTGCCCCGGACAACTTCCTTCAGCTGCTGAACCCGCCACAGACCGATACGAGCCTCGATTTCCCGATTTCGTACGTCAACTGGCAGCCGGAGAACGGCGACGCTGCACAGCGGGCTGAGGAGGCGTATCAGTCAATCGCCGAGAACCCCGCACCGACAGAAGAAGACCAGGCCGCTCGGAACGACGCATACGTCCAACTCGAGGACGCAAACTGGGAAGACGTCGCAATGCTGCCGGTGTATCACGAGCTGACTGAGCTGTTCTGGTACGACCATGTCGACTTTACGCCGCCGGCTGGGATGGGGCCGAGCCGACAGAAGATGAACACTGTGTCGCTCGGAGACAGACAGTAA
- a CDS encoding peptidylprolyl isomerase has product MSDLTATLHTTEGEIEVELYDERVPTTVENFVGLAEGADDYDGTEVGPGTGAWEDPESGEKRIDPLYTDIDIHRIIENFMIQMGDPTGTGRGGPGYSFDDEFHDELSHDGPGVLSMANSGPNTNGSQFFITLDAQPHLDGKHAVFGKVIDGMDVVESIGNVDTDHNDAPTEEMLLESVDVHR; this is encoded by the coding sequence ATGAGTGACCTGACTGCGACCCTCCACACAACAGAGGGCGAGATTGAAGTCGAACTGTACGACGAGCGCGTGCCGACTACCGTCGAGAACTTCGTCGGTCTGGCCGAAGGGGCCGACGACTACGACGGGACCGAAGTCGGTCCGGGGACCGGCGCGTGGGAAGACCCCGAATCCGGCGAGAAACGCATCGACCCGCTGTACACCGATATCGACATCCACCGCATCATCGAGAACTTCATGATCCAGATGGGTGACCCGACCGGCACCGGTCGCGGCGGCCCCGGCTACTCCTTCGACGACGAGTTCCACGACGAACTCAGTCACGACGGCCCGGGCGTCCTCAGCATGGCCAACAGCGGCCCGAACACCAACGGCTCGCAGTTCTTCATCACCCTCGACGCCCAGCCCCACCTCGACGGTAAGCACGCCGTCTTCGGGAAGGTCATCGACGGGATGGATGTCGTCGAGTCCATCGGCAACGTCGACACCGACCACAACGACGCGCCGACCGAGGAGATGCTGCTGGAATCGGTCGACGTTCACCGGTAA